GTCTTCTTTCAAACTTCTACCACTATAAAACCCTACCCACGCCAATCGCAATCGCATTTCTCCTCCTCTCTCCGTCTCTGGTTTTCGGCTCCGACTTGTCGAAATCCCGGTAAGTTTTTCGTCTCTGTTTGCTTTTGGAATTATCTTTCAGTGTTTTCATGGTCTCGTCCGGCCTCACAATTCTCCCATTTGGTTTAGAAAAATTACCTATGCAGTGTGAAGGAGAGATTCTTGTGTCGCAATGGCCTTATAGGGAGATTGAGATTCATTCAAAATCTCTGTGTCCGTCTATGTCCGGACTTCGCACAATGAGAGATCCGGATTACTCAATTTCAATTTTACGGACTCTTTAGTCCATCTCACTAATCCACttcacaaaaacccaaaaacttgAACAACCCGAATCTTTTTATCTCTTGAACATTTAAGATTTCTCGAAACTCCAGACACAAGATCTAGAGTGAATCCCATTTCCTTATAGGGCACCACTACCACACCAATCCCATTTCCTTTAGGGCACCACTACCACACATGAGGGGAGTGGGACCGGAGGGAGGGTAGGATCAAAATACACGTATTGAGTTAGAATATGTCTCACCCGACCTCACCTTCGTCTCGCCTTAGTCGTTTTCATGAAAGATTCTTCTATTCTATATAGGACATAAAATGTGAGACTAGAGACTAGAGAGGATGGAGGGGACCAAATCACTAGAGCTTGAGTATTTTGTATGATCCACACCCGAGATTTTCATGCCCGTCCGCACTCAAAAATTTCTCCTATTCGATATGGTTTTGATTATTATGTTTGTGGCTTTGCATTATGAATCGAGTCTTGTGACCTTTTTTGTCTTAGCTAACTTTTAATTCAAACCAAAATCTACAAATAAGGTAATAAGATCCAGAAAAATTTGGGATAGGTGATTCGTATCTGTAAGAACAGTAAAAGCTCTAAGTTCTATGTGTATTAGGGTTGCACGTGCTAGAATTCAATACGTATTCCTGTTTTGATTACTTTATCTTCCCTAAATAAGAATACGTATTGAATTCTAGCACGTGTAACCCTAATACATGTGAACTCAGAGCTTTTACTGTTCTTACAGATACGAATCACTTATCCCAAATTTTTCCCCAATTTttccccatatatatatatatatatgcgcgcGCGCGCGTATAGGTTcacaaaaacaaaggtttatcCCACAAGTCGAGAGCTCAAATCTCAAACTGTGACAGAAAACATCAACTGCATCATTGTCCATGTCTTCCTCCATGGCATCCTCAGCTTCCCAATCTGCTGATGAAAACGAGGGGTTTGATCTGTTGAAGTGTTCGACCGTCCAAGAGGGCAAGAAAGATGCGGAGATCAGGTTACCGTTAGGGTATCGATTTGATCCCACCGGAGATGAGATTCTTGTGTACTATCTGTTTAACAAGATTATGGACCGCGCGATGCCTACCTACGATCTTATAAAAGAGGTTGATGTGTACGAGTGTGATCCGAATCAGCTGCCGAATGGTGAGTTTCAATTTGATTGGTGTTTTATGCAGCTAGTGAGTTCGGTCCATGTTTAGGTTCAAATTTGATTGCTTTATCGTTCTGTGACTCGCAGGTGACTTCAGACATACTGCCGATTTCAATGCTGCCTATTACTTCGCCAATAGAGAACCCTTCGACGCTCGTGAAGGCAAGATAATTAAGACGGCTACAGATGGTGGTTACTGGAAGGTGATCGACGACGAAGAGGAGGTTTTGTTCAAGGACAGCGATGTAATCGTAGGGTTTGAAACCGTCATGAAGTTCTACAAGGGGCAGGCGCCGAACGGGACCAAAACCCCCTTTGTCATGAACGAATACAGGCTCAATCCTCGTGTAGTACCTGCTCATGTGCTGAATGAAAGCATTAAGACTAAGGTACGGCTGTAAACTATGTACAAAAGTTCTTGTAACATGCTTTTGTTTTAGGTTATGAAGTTTTTGTTCTCTTTGTTTCAGATTGAGAGGTACGTGGTA
The nucleotide sequence above comes from Malus sylvestris chromosome 16, drMalSylv7.2, whole genome shotgun sequence. Encoded proteins:
- the LOC126608965 gene encoding NAC transcription factor 29-like gives rise to the protein MSSSMASSASQSADENEGFDLLKCSTVQEGKKDAEIRLPLGYRFDPTGDEILVYYLFNKIMDRAMPTYDLIKEVDVYECDPNQLPNGDFRHTADFNAAYYFANREPFDAREGKIIKTATDGGYWKVIDDEEEVLFKDSDVIVGFETVMKFYKGQAPNGTKTPFVMNEYRLNPRVVPAHVLNESIKTKIERYVVCRIINKEVSNQPAIDYGQGLLELLQKSSAGTVEDGVPK